In the Lascolabacillus massiliensis genome, one interval contains:
- the porG gene encoding type IX secretion system protein PorG: MRNTKKAIYFYLLLFIVVVLPANTLSQEYKYEIGAATGTSFYMGDANKTKLYLHSGISGGALFRYNINFNWALKANIIAGNVSGNSEDSGNVFPFDRNINFSRTFTDIGTQVEFNFLPYSDNYSYLGTKPYSPYLFTGVGLTYASGENSIFSANIPLGIGFKYKLKNRINLGVEFSMRKLFTDNFDLLDNPYGIRSSTLKNKDWYSLTMIFLTWDFSSRTDPCHGM; encoded by the coding sequence ATGAGGAATACCAAAAAGGCAATTTATTTCTACCTGTTATTATTTATCGTAGTTGTACTTCCGGCTAATACACTATCGCAGGAGTATAAATATGAGATAGGAGCAGCAACCGGAACATCTTTCTATATGGGTGATGCCAACAAAACGAAATTGTATTTGCATTCCGGAATTTCAGGAGGTGCATTGTTCAGATACAATATCAACTTTAACTGGGCATTAAAGGCAAATATTATAGCAGGTAATGTTTCCGGGAACAGTGAAGATTCAGGGAATGTTTTTCCTTTTGATCGGAACATAAATTTCAGCAGAACTTTCACTGATATTGGAACACAGGTTGAATTTAATTTTTTACCCTATAGTGATAACTATTCATACTTAGGTACAAAACCATATTCACCTTATCTGTTTACAGGTGTAGGATTAACCTATGCGTCTGGTGAAAATAGTATTTTCAGTGCTAATATACCTTTAGGTATTGGGTTTAAATATAAATTAAAAAACAGGATAAATTTAGGGGTCGAGTTCTCAATGAGGAAACTTTTTACTGATAACTTCGATCTGCTTGACAATCCTTATGGTATCAGAAGCAGTACACTGAAAAATAAGGATTGGTATTCATTAACTATGATTTTCCTGACCTGGGATTTCAGTTCTCGCACTGACCCTTGTCATGGAATGTAA
- a CDS encoding BamA/OMP85 family outer membrane protein, with translation MLKRIFNLLLLLIVLPQTVLLAQTNDSITQSESGDLTVNYTSPPKTYYIADVKVTGVEETMYAGQEFVLINFAGLSKGQEIQIPGDDITNALKRFWRQGLFSDVKILQNKIEGDSVWLEIKLTDRPRVTDIRYTGMKKSEQDDIEAKIGFVKGNQITPPQIDRAEILIKNFYDEKGFGDAEVRLLQHPDTTGKNQVVLEIVVDKKEKLKVNNINIEGNVALSDRTLKRAMKKTNEKGKLWNIFRAKKFVEDLYEEDKRNLIGKYHEEGYRDAEILKDTVYKFDDKTVNIDILLEEGPLYHIRSINWVGNTQYPSAQLSRVLNMNSGEVYNQKKLEERLISDEDAVINLYQNNGYLFSNIDPIEINIENDSIDLELRVVEGPKATIKRVIIQGNDRLYEDVIRRELRTKPGAVFSKDDLLRSVREIAQTGHFDPEALSADIGKGITPNPEDGTVDITYPLTSKGNDQIEFSAGWGVTGLVGKLSLRLNNFSLRNMLNPSMHRGIIPQGDGQTLVLSAQTNGRYYQSYQFQFIEPWFGGKKPNHFSVNAYYSRYTGLNSDYYRQNTNPYMYGMGGYPGMGYGGYGYPGYGYGGYGGYGGYGGYGYGYQDLAEYAADPDQVFNIFGASIGYGKRLEWPDDYFQIMATLGFQRYGLKNWTLNRFDFSTGVSNSITLGLTLSRTSIDNPIYTRTGSDFTLSVNATPPFSLWDGRDYSKLAVNDPAKHRWNEYHKWKLKMRTYTPLTPLTVTRTPVVATRAEFGILGHYNKDKLTSFETFDVGGDGMTGYTSSFATETVALRGYENNSIAMQARAYTRLGLELRYPFILEPNSTIYGVAFLEAGNAWMKLNEINPFDLKRSAGAGVRIFLPMIGLMGIDWAYGFDTVYGTSGIRDRGGSQFHFIIGQEF, from the coding sequence ATGTTGAAGAGAATATTCAATTTACTTCTGCTATTAATAGTACTACCACAGACAGTATTATTGGCTCAAACCAACGATTCAATAACTCAGAGTGAATCGGGTGATCTGACTGTGAATTATACATCACCCCCAAAGACCTATTACATTGCTGATGTAAAGGTAACGGGTGTAGAGGAAACAATGTATGCAGGACAGGAGTTTGTACTTATCAATTTTGCCGGACTTTCAAAAGGTCAGGAGATACAGATCCCTGGTGATGATATAACAAACGCGCTTAAAAGATTTTGGAGACAAGGACTTTTCTCTGATGTTAAGATACTCCAGAACAAGATTGAGGGTGACAGTGTATGGCTTGAAATAAAGCTGACTGACCGTCCCAGGGTTACTGACATACGTTATACCGGGATGAAGAAAAGCGAGCAGGATGATATTGAAGCTAAGATAGGATTTGTAAAAGGAAATCAGATTACCCCTCCTCAAATCGACAGAGCTGAGATTTTAATCAAAAACTTCTATGACGAAAAGGGTTTTGGAGATGCTGAAGTCAGACTCCTTCAACACCCTGACACAACGGGTAAAAATCAGGTTGTGCTTGAAATAGTTGTTGATAAAAAGGAAAAACTTAAAGTTAACAATATAAATATTGAAGGAAATGTTGCACTCTCCGACAGAACGTTGAAGAGGGCTATGAAGAAGACTAATGAGAAGGGTAAACTCTGGAATATTTTCCGTGCAAAGAAGTTTGTTGAAGATCTCTATGAGGAGGATAAAAGAAATCTTATTGGTAAATATCATGAGGAGGGATATCGAGATGCTGAAATTTTAAAGGATACTGTATATAAATTTGATGATAAGACAGTAAACATAGATATTCTTCTTGAAGAGGGACCACTTTATCATATACGCTCAATTAACTGGGTTGGTAATACTCAATACCCTTCTGCACAGCTTTCCAGGGTACTGAATATGAATTCAGGGGAAGTGTATAATCAGAAAAAACTTGAGGAAAGACTTATATCTGATGAAGATGCTGTAATCAATCTTTATCAGAATAACGGATATCTGTTTTCAAATATTGATCCGATAGAGATAAATATTGAAAATGACTCCATCGATCTTGAGTTGCGTGTTGTGGAAGGACCAAAAGCAACAATCAAACGTGTAATAATTCAAGGTAATGATCGTCTATACGAAGATGTTATCCGTCGTGAATTAAGAACTAAACCGGGAGCAGTGTTCAGTAAGGATGACCTGCTGAGATCTGTTCGAGAAATTGCCCAGACAGGCCATTTCGATCCGGAGGCACTTTCTGCAGATATAGGGAAAGGTATAACTCCTAACCCTGAAGATGGTACTGTTGATATTACATACCCTTTGACATCAAAAGGAAACGACCAGATTGAGTTTTCTGCAGGTTGGGGTGTTACCGGCCTGGTAGGTAAACTTAGTCTACGCCTGAATAACTTCTCTTTAAGGAACATGCTTAATCCATCTATGCACAGAGGTATAATTCCGCAGGGAGATGGACAGACACTTGTGTTGAGTGCACAGACCAACGGTAGATATTATCAATCATATCAGTTCCAGTTTATTGAACCATGGTTTGGAGGCAAAAAGCCTAATCACTTCTCGGTTAATGCATACTACTCAAGATATACTGGTTTAAATAGCGACTACTACCGACAGAATACCAATCCTTACATGTATGGCATGGGAGGCTATCCCGGTATGGGATATGGTGGTTATGGCTACCCGGGTTATGGTTACGGAGGATATGGTGGCTATGGCGGTTACGGAGGTTATGGATACGGTTATCAGGACCTCGCAGAATATGCTGCTGACCCGGATCAGGTTTTCAATATATTTGGAGCATCTATAGGATATGGTAAACGTTTAGAGTGGCCTGACGACTATTTCCAGATTATGGCAACATTAGGTTTCCAACGTTATGGTCTTAAAAACTGGACATTAAACAGATTTGATTTCTCAACAGGAGTAAGTAATAGTATTACGCTTGGATTAACGTTATCTCGTACTTCGATAGATAACCCTATTTATACCAGAACCGGATCTGACTTCACTCTAAGTGTAAATGCAACACCTCCATTCTCATTATGGGATGGCAGGGATTACAGTAAACTTGCAGTAAATGATCCTGCAAAACATAGGTGGAATGAGTATCATAAGTGGAAACTCAAGATGCGTACATATACTCCACTTACACCGTTAACAGTAACCAGAACACCTGTAGTTGCAACCAGGGCAGAATTCGGAATACTGGGACACTACAACAAGGATAAACTGACATCCTTCGAAACGTTTGATGTGGGTGGTGATGGTATGACAGGATATACAAGCAGTTTTGCAACAGAAACGGTTGCTTTGAGAGGATACGAGAACAACTCAATTGCTATGCAGGCACGAGCATATACTCGTCTGGGACTTGAACTACGTTATCCGTTTATACTTGAGCCAAACTCAACAATTTACGGTGTTGCATTCCTTGAAGCAGGTAATGCATGGATGAAGCTGAACGAGATAAATCCTTTCGACCTGAAGCGATCTGCTGGTGCAGGCGTGAGAATCTTCCTTCCAATGATCGGTTTGATGGGTATCGACTGGGCATATGGTTTTGATACAGTGTATGGCACTTCAGGCATCAGAGACAGAGGAGGAAGTCAGTTCCACTTCATAATCGGTCAGGAGTTCTAA
- a CDS encoding OmpH family outer membrane protein, protein MLKKLLIFCIALAPLSLVAQDLKLAYINTQEIFASMPELSSIETQLTEKQEQITKNGQALVDEYTKKAQEFEAAAATTSDAVKMDQQAQLQSILQRYELFQQNSQQEMQQLQQKLLGPVNQKISDAIQAVGAANNYTFVFDVSNMQSPIVYTHPSAVNITQEVKTRLGIQ, encoded by the coding sequence ATGTTAAAGAAATTATTGATCTTTTGTATTGCACTTGCTCCTTTATCGCTTGTAGCACAAGACTTAAAACTAGCGTACATAAACACTCAGGAGATATTTGCATCTATGCCTGAATTATCCAGTATCGAAACACAATTAACAGAAAAACAGGAACAGATTACTAAAAACGGCCAGGCTTTGGTTGATGAATACACCAAGAAAGCCCAGGAATTTGAAGCAGCAGCAGCAACTACTTCCGATGCCGTAAAAATGGATCAGCAGGCACAACTGCAATCAATTCTGCAGAGATACGAACTATTTCAGCAGAACAGTCAACAAGAAATGCAGCAGTTACAACAAAAGCTTCTTGGACCTGTTAATCAGAAAATTTCAGATGCAATACAGGCAGTAGGTGCAGCAAATAACTATACTTTTGTATTTGATGTATCTAATATGCAGTCTCCAATAGTTTATACTCATCCTTCGGCAGTAAACATTACTCAGGAAGTAAAAACACGTTTGGGAATACAGTAA
- a CDS encoding OmpH family outer membrane protein — protein sequence MKKIVLFIGLFLALGISSSMAQQYALIDMEYILKRIPAYENANEQLEALSKQWQAVIDEEVQEVNAMYKKYQADLTFLAGEEKTKRENQIVAKENAIQELRNQYFGPEGELFKNQEKLIKPIQDNIYEAVKSISIDNGYAVVLDRASATSIIFATPDIDISDEVLSRLGY from the coding sequence ATGAAAAAAATAGTTTTATTTATTGGTTTATTCTTGGCGTTAGGTATCAGTAGCAGCATGGCTCAGCAATATGCACTGATTGATATGGAGTATATCTTAAAGAGAATTCCTGCATACGAGAACGCTAATGAACAACTGGAAGCTTTGTCTAAGCAATGGCAGGCAGTTATCGACGAAGAGGTTCAAGAGGTGAATGCTATGTATAAAAAATACCAAGCCGATCTCACTTTTCTTGCAGGAGAAGAGAAAACCAAACGTGAAAATCAGATTGTAGCAAAGGAAAATGCTATTCAGGAACTCAGGAATCAATATTTTGGTCCAGAAGGAGAATTATTTAAGAATCAGGAGAAACTGATTAAGCCAATACAGGATAATATTTATGAGGCAGTAAAATCAATTTCTATTGATAATGGGTATGCTGTTGTTTTAGACAGAGCATCTGCTACATCTATTATTTTTGCAACCCCTGATATTGATATTAGCGACGAAGTACTTTCAAGATTAGGCTATTAG
- a CDS encoding universal stress protein → MKKEITNSESRDEKLVTVAIHTYEKAQILKSILESEGIPAVIHGINLIEPTIAGSVRVRINEKDLPNALRVIEQVDFKSTDEKEDDEEKVKVINEVLIPVDFSDYSLLACEFGFRLADDLKCNVKLMHAFFTPFYPASIPFGDSLTLQSTDKDIYQDIKKNTETEMKNLIKRLEENISNGKFPKVSFTYTLVEGLPEEEIISYSKKIKPTAIVMGTRGKNAKDLDLIGSVTAEVMDGCRTPIFAVPEDSKVRNLTEVKRVVFLTNFQEREFKALDIMMKLLKPYHIEIILAHIAKKEDVWNEIKLSGFQKRLSELYPLLKVSYMLIDQTERLESTLEKYVKENNIDMISLSSSRRNIFARMFNPGIARKMLFHSNTPILVIKGM, encoded by the coding sequence ATGAAAAAAGAGATTACAAATAGTGAATCACGCGATGAAAAACTGGTAACAGTTGCAATTCATACGTATGAAAAAGCACAAATATTAAAATCTATACTTGAATCGGAAGGCATACCTGCTGTTATACATGGTATTAATCTCATTGAACCTACCATTGCCGGTAGTGTGAGGGTAAGAATCAATGAAAAAGATCTTCCGAACGCATTGCGTGTAATTGAACAGGTGGATTTTAAATCAACTGATGAAAAAGAAGATGATGAAGAAAAGGTGAAAGTTATCAATGAGGTATTAATCCCTGTTGATTTCTCCGACTATTCACTTTTGGCTTGTGAGTTTGGATTCCGTCTTGCAGATGATTTAAAATGTAATGTAAAGCTGATGCATGCATTCTTTACACCTTTTTATCCTGCTTCAATTCCCTTTGGAGACTCTCTTACTCTGCAGTCTACTGATAAGGATATTTATCAGGATATAAAAAAGAATACGGAGACAGAGATGAAAAACCTTATTAAAAGGTTAGAGGAGAATATATCGAATGGTAAATTCCCTAAAGTCAGCTTTACCTATACCTTGGTGGAAGGGCTTCCGGAGGAGGAGATTATTTCATATTCCAAGAAGATAAAGCCTACTGCCATAGTTATGGGTACAAGAGGTAAAAATGCTAAAGATCTGGATCTGATTGGCAGTGTGACCGCTGAGGTGATGGATGGTTGCAGAACCCCTATTTTTGCTGTTCCGGAAGACTCAAAAGTACGCAATCTTACTGAAGTCAAGAGAGTGGTATTTCTTACTAACTTCCAGGAGAGGGAATTTAAAGCTCTTGATATTATGATGAAGCTTTTAAAGCCATATCATATTGAAATTATTTTAGCACATATTGCAAAGAAGGAGGATGTTTGGAATGAGATTAAACTATCGGGATTTCAAAAAAGGCTTTCCGAACTGTATCCACTGTTAAAGGTAAGCTATATGCTTATTGATCAGACGGAGAGACTGGAATCTACCCTTGAAAAATATGTGAAGGAGAATAATATTGATATGATCTCTTTATCAAGCTCAAGAAGGAATATTTTTGCCAGGATGTTCAATCCGGGTATAGCACGTAAGATGCTGTTTCATTCAAATACTCCTATACTGGTTATTAAAGGAATGTAG
- a CDS encoding isoprenyl transferase codes for MSLLDYIDQERLPNHIAIIMDGNGRWATNKGFERGEGHKEGVRAISRVVEAATKASIKYLTLYAFSTENWNRPAEEVNGLMDLMVYAISEETEKLKKNGVRITCIGDMDRLPEYARTALIECIDQTKEGNTLTLNIALSYSSKWELTEAARRIADDVLNGVLNKEDISEETISMYLTTHGIPDPDLLIRTGGEQRISNFLLWQCAYAEFYFTEVYWPDFGEKDLYEAIIDFQGRERRFGKISEQIECNSTGSKPEKEQ; via the coding sequence ATGTCGCTATTAGACTATATAGATCAAGAACGCCTTCCAAATCATATTGCCATCATAATGGATGGTAACGGAAGATGGGCAACGAATAAAGGTTTTGAAAGGGGTGAAGGACACAAAGAGGGTGTCAGAGCCATTAGCCGTGTAGTTGAAGCTGCAACTAAAGCTTCAATAAAATACCTGACGCTATATGCCTTCTCAACTGAAAACTGGAACCGTCCTGCAGAAGAGGTAAACGGTCTGATGGACCTTATGGTTTATGCTATAAGTGAGGAGACTGAAAAGCTTAAAAAAAATGGAGTCAGAATCACCTGTATAGGTGATATGGATCGTCTGCCTGAATATGCACGTACTGCACTGATAGAATGTATAGATCAGACCAAAGAAGGCAATACTCTTACACTGAATATTGCTTTAAGCTACTCATCTAAATGGGAGCTTACCGAGGCAGCCAGGAGAATTGCTGATGATGTTTTAAATGGAGTTTTAAACAAAGAGGATATAAGTGAAGAAACCATAAGTATGTACCTTACAACTCATGGAATTCCCGACCCCGATTTATTAATCCGCACAGGGGGCGAACAGAGAATAAGCAACTTCCTTTTATGGCAATGTGCTTATGCGGAATTTTACTTTACCGAAGTCTACTGGCCCGACTTCGGAGAAAAAGACCTTTATGAAGCAATTATTGACTTTCAGGGTCGTGAAAGGAGATTCGGCAAAATCAGCGAACAGATAGAGTGTAATAGTACGGGATCAAAACCTGAAAAAGAACAGTAA